The following coding sequences are from one Reyranella humidisoli window:
- a CDS encoding ABC transporter substrate-binding protein, with product MIIQKKALLGAAAAFAAFSAAPVLAQGTLRIGMTASDIPLTTGQTDQGGEGMRFMGYTVYDALINWDLSSADKASVLVPGLATSWKVDEADPTRWVFTLRDGAKFHDGSDFKADAVVWNLEKLLNDKSPQFDPKQAAQGRSRIPAVASYKVIDDKTVEIRTKTPDAFLPYQISWIMMSSPAQWEKVGKDWNKFAQTPSGTGPWKVTAFQPQTRAELSPNKDYWDKARVPKLDKMVLLPIPETATRTAALRAGQVDWIEAPSPDAIPSLEKAGLKIVSNAYPHNWTWHLSFADGSPWKDVRVRKAANLAVDRDGLKVLLKGQMIPAKGFLTPGSQWFGTPSFDVKFDPEAAKKLLAEAGFSKAKPVTAKVLISSSGSGQMQPLAMNEYIQQNLADVGIKIDFEVAEWNTLINLWRAGAKSDLAKGASALNFSYFIQDPFTAFIRHLDSKLVAPNGTNWGFYQDPGMDALLETARTTFEAKAQDEALKKVHQKIVDDALFLFVTHDVAPRAMSPKVTGFVQAQNWFQDFSPITMK from the coding sequence ATGATCATCCAGAAGAAGGCGCTGCTGGGCGCCGCCGCCGCATTTGCGGCATTTTCCGCCGCGCCGGTGCTGGCACAGGGCACGCTGCGCATCGGCATGACGGCCTCGGACATTCCGCTCACCACAGGCCAGACCGACCAGGGCGGCGAGGGCATGCGGTTCATGGGCTATACCGTCTACGACGCGCTCATCAACTGGGACCTGTCGTCGGCCGACAAGGCGTCGGTGCTGGTGCCGGGCCTCGCCACCTCGTGGAAGGTCGACGAGGCCGACCCGACACGCTGGGTCTTCACCCTGCGCGACGGCGCGAAGTTCCACGACGGCAGCGACTTCAAGGCCGACGCCGTGGTGTGGAACCTAGAGAAGCTGCTGAACGACAAGTCCCCGCAGTTCGACCCGAAGCAGGCCGCACAGGGCCGCTCCCGCATTCCGGCCGTCGCCTCCTACAAGGTAATCGACGACAAGACCGTAGAGATCCGGACCAAGACGCCCGACGCGTTCCTGCCCTACCAGATTTCCTGGATCATGATGTCCAGCCCGGCGCAGTGGGAGAAGGTCGGCAAGGACTGGAACAAGTTCGCGCAGACGCCGTCGGGCACCGGCCCGTGGAAGGTCACGGCCTTCCAGCCGCAGACCCGCGCCGAGCTGTCGCCCAACAAGGACTATTGGGACAAGGCGCGCGTGCCGAAGCTCGACAAGATGGTGCTGCTGCCGATCCCGGAGACGGCGACTCGCACGGCGGCGCTGCGGGCGGGCCAGGTCGACTGGATCGAGGCGCCCTCCCCCGACGCGATCCCGAGCCTGGAGAAGGCCGGCCTCAAGATCGTGAGCAACGCCTATCCGCACAACTGGACATGGCATCTCTCCTTCGCCGACGGCTCGCCGTGGAAGGACGTGCGCGTGCGCAAGGCCGCCAACCTCGCGGTCGATCGCGACGGGCTGAAGGTTTTGCTCAAGGGCCAGATGATCCCGGCCAAGGGCTTCCTGACGCCGGGCAGCCAGTGGTTCGGCACGCCCAGCTTCGACGTGAAGTTCGATCCGGAAGCGGCGAAGAAGCTGCTGGCCGAAGCGGGCTTCAGCAAGGCAAAGCCGGTCACGGCCAAGGTGCTGATCTCCAGCTCGGGCTCGGGCCAGATGCAGCCGCTGGCGATGAACGAGTACATCCAGCAGAACTTGGCCGACGTCGGCATCAAGATCGACTTCGAGGTGGCCGAGTGGAACACGTTGATCAACCTGTGGCGGGCTGGCGCGAAGTCGGACCTGGCCAAGGGCGCGAGCGCGCTCAACTTCAGCTACTTCATCCAGGATCCGTTCACCGCCTTCATCCGCCATCTCGATTCGAAGCTGGTGGCGCCGAACGGCACCAACTGGGGCTTCTACCAGGACCCCGGCATGGACGCGCTGCTGGAAACGGCACGCACCACCTTCGAAGCGAAGGCGCAGGACGAGGCGCTGAAGAAGGTCCACCAGAAGATCGTCGACGACGCGCTGTTCCTGTTCGTGACCCACGACGTCGCCCCGCGCGCCATGTCACCCAAGGTGACGGGCTTCGTGCAGGCCCAGAACTGGTTCCAGGACTTCTCGCCGATCACGATGAAGTAG
- a CDS encoding ABC transporter ATP-binding protein — MSASGSADLLIEGVGKRFGDVVALDHVSLQVAQGELLTILGPSGSGKTTLLKVVAGFETPDGGRVTVGGTEITALPPAKRDIGMVFQNYALFPHLSVAANVAFPLEMRNVAKPEIERRVAEALAMVELKGYEARLPRQLSGGQQQRVALARAIVFNPRLLLLDEPFGALDRKLRETMQLEVRRLQRRLGLTTIFITHDQEEALVLSDRIAVMNRGTIQQIATTTEIYERPANDFVADFVGESNIFHGTMSAPGTVTLDGGRALQVRSDRPAGAKVGVLMRPERFAPSGANAFGGEVIESVYLGTSFKLRLACDGGLELLVRQPARGTLPAAGTRVTVGIDPESIHVF; from the coding sequence TTGAGTGCAAGCGGATCGGCCGACCTGCTCATCGAGGGTGTCGGAAAGCGTTTCGGGGACGTGGTCGCGCTCGACCACGTCTCGCTGCAGGTAGCCCAGGGCGAGCTGCTGACCATCCTGGGTCCCAGCGGCTCGGGGAAAACCACGTTGCTGAAGGTCGTCGCGGGGTTCGAGACGCCCGACGGCGGCAGGGTGACGGTAGGCGGTACCGAGATCACCGCGCTGCCGCCCGCGAAGCGGGACATCGGCATGGTGTTCCAGAACTACGCGCTGTTCCCCCATCTCAGCGTCGCGGCCAACGTGGCGTTTCCGCTGGAAATGCGAAACGTCGCCAAGCCCGAGATCGAGCGTCGCGTCGCCGAGGCGTTGGCGATGGTCGAGTTGAAAGGCTACGAGGCGCGGCTGCCGCGGCAGCTCTCCGGCGGCCAGCAGCAGCGCGTGGCGCTGGCGCGTGCCATCGTGTTCAACCCGCGGCTCCTGCTGCTCGACGAGCCATTCGGCGCGCTCGACCGCAAGCTGCGCGAGACGATGCAGCTCGAGGTGCGCCGCCTGCAGCGTCGCCTCGGCCTGACGACCATCTTCATCACTCATGATCAGGAGGAGGCGCTGGTCCTGTCCGACCGCATCGCGGTGATGAATAGGGGCACGATCCAGCAGATCGCCACGACGACCGAGATCTACGAACGCCCGGCCAACGATTTCGTCGCCGACTTCGTGGGCGAGAGCAACATCTTCCACGGCACGATGAGCGCGCCCGGCACGGTAACGCTGGATGGCGGCCGGGCATTGCAGGTGCGCAGCGACAGGCCGGCGGGGGCGAAGGTCGGCGTGCTGATGCGCCCCGAGCGTTTCGCACCGTCGGGCGCCAACGCGTTCGGCGGCGAGGTGATCGAATCGGTCTATCTCGGCACGTCGTTCAAGCTGCGGCTGGCCTGCGACGGCGGCCTCGAACTGCTGGTCCGCCAGCCCGCCCGCGGTACGTTGCCCGCCGCCGGCACGCGCGTGACGGTCGGCATCGACCCCGAGTCGATCCATGTGTTCTAG
- a CDS encoding NAD(P)/FAD-dependent oxidoreductase has translation MADSVFHKDFKAMPWWWEWWHPSNELSQDPPLKTDVLVVGAGYGGLSTGLELARSGVDVTVLERGDFGVGASTRNGGGVSGGTTMGKGFSGKGVGGDPEAWKKVMARMLSDAADSLSQVETVIQREGIECHWRMNGRFSGAYTPRHFAEQQAKVATYNEKAALGTYMIPRERQREEIASDYYYGGMVVERTGQLHPALYYGGLLKAAHRAGAKLCANCDAEKIERKPGGFRVLTSKGPIEAREVVIATNGYTTELTPTLRRKVVPVASHIIATEELPEDLVQSLIPKNRVVSDTKRVLCYYRQSPDNKRVIFGGRARFTQVTPEVSAPVLHGYMLERWPQLKGVKVTHAWTGNVAFAFDFLPHMGMEQGMHYLMACNGSGVAMMSYLGYQTARKIAGGSNAPVNAFDGQDFPTVPFYSGNPEWVLPFVGAWYRTRDWWDRVRA, from the coding sequence ATGGCTGACAGCGTCTTCCACAAGGATTTCAAGGCGATGCCCTGGTGGTGGGAATGGTGGCATCCCTCCAACGAGCTGAGCCAGGATCCGCCGCTCAAGACAGACGTGCTGGTGGTGGGCGCCGGCTATGGCGGCCTGTCGACCGGACTGGAACTGGCGCGCTCGGGCGTCGACGTCACGGTGCTGGAGCGCGGCGATTTCGGCGTTGGCGCCTCGACGCGCAACGGGGGCGGCGTCAGCGGCGGCACGACCATGGGCAAGGGCTTCTCCGGCAAGGGCGTCGGCGGCGATCCAGAGGCCTGGAAGAAGGTGATGGCGCGCATGCTGAGCGACGCCGCCGATTCGCTCAGCCAGGTCGAGACGGTGATCCAGCGCGAGGGCATCGAGTGCCATTGGCGCATGAACGGCCGCTTCAGCGGCGCCTACACGCCCCGCCATTTCGCCGAGCAGCAGGCCAAGGTCGCGACCTACAACGAGAAGGCCGCACTCGGCACTTACATGATCCCGCGCGAGCGCCAGCGCGAGGAGATCGCCTCGGATTACTACTATGGCGGCATGGTCGTGGAGCGCACCGGCCAGCTCCATCCCGCGCTCTACTATGGCGGCCTGCTGAAAGCGGCCCATCGCGCCGGGGCGAAGCTCTGCGCCAACTGCGACGCCGAGAAGATCGAACGCAAGCCCGGCGGCTTCCGGGTGCTGACAAGCAAGGGGCCGATCGAGGCGCGCGAAGTGGTGATCGCCACCAACGGCTACACGACCGAGCTGACGCCGACCTTGCGCCGCAAGGTGGTGCCGGTCGCCAGCCACATCATCGCGACCGAGGAACTGCCCGAGGATCTGGTGCAGAGCCTGATCCCGAAGAACCGCGTCGTCTCCGACACCAAGCGGGTGCTCTGCTACTACCGGCAATCGCCCGACAACAAGCGCGTGATCTTCGGCGGCCGCGCCCGCTTCACCCAGGTGACGCCCGAGGTCAGCGCGCCGGTGCTGCACGGCTACATGCTGGAGCGCTGGCCGCAGCTCAAGGGCGTGAAGGTGACCCACGCCTGGACCGGCAACGTCGCTTTCGCCTTCGACTTCCTGCCGCACATGGGCATGGAGCAGGGCATGCATTACCTGATGGCGTGCAACGGCTCGGGCGTCGCGATGATGTCCTATCTCGGCTACCAGACCGCCCGGAAGATCGCCGGCGGCTCGAATGCGCCGGTCAACGCCTTCGACGGCCAGGATTTCCCGACCGTCCCCTTCTACAGCGGCAACCCCGAATGGGTGCTCCCCTTCGTCGGCGCCTGGTACCGCACCCGCGACTGGTGGGATCGGGTGCGGGCTTGA
- a CDS encoding ABC transporter substrate-binding protein, which produces MDIKRLHRRHALSLLGGAAAVGATGSAFAQAEPPKPAQLVVNHSGGSMGTAMRKAFFNGFEKKYGIKVVETSPVDFGKLRAMVDSGNVEWDLTEIGGQDAIRAGKANLLEKIDTKVVDRSKYPATAQNPYVFASSVYTTIMGFRNDVFKNGSQPKSWADWWDVKKFPGARSMRNHPTDNLEFALIADGVPKDKLYPIDFDRAFKKLDQIKPHVTVWWSTGQQPAQLLLDKEVVLATGWNGRFYDIIKKGAPVGIEWNEGALKQGSFAIPRGAKSPYWANKMLAELAVPQQQAVYASELGYPGLNLESLNFVDPKVKPFLPTAYLDQQFWVSDAWYAENGTKAAELWNAWMLKKG; this is translated from the coding sequence ATGGACATCAAGCGCCTGCACCGCCGCCACGCTCTTTCGCTGCTGGGAGGTGCCGCCGCCGTCGGCGCCACGGGCTCGGCCTTCGCACAGGCCGAGCCGCCGAAACCCGCGCAGCTCGTGGTCAACCATTCCGGCGGTTCGATGGGCACGGCCATGCGCAAGGCCTTCTTCAACGGCTTCGAGAAGAAGTACGGGATCAAGGTCGTCGAGACGAGCCCGGTTGACTTCGGCAAGCTGCGCGCCATGGTCGACTCCGGCAACGTCGAATGGGACCTGACCGAGATCGGCGGCCAGGACGCGATCCGCGCCGGCAAGGCGAACCTCCTCGAGAAGATCGACACGAAGGTGGTCGACCGCTCGAAGTATCCGGCGACGGCGCAGAATCCCTATGTCTTCGCCTCGTCCGTCTATACGACCATCATGGGATTCCGGAACGACGTCTTCAAGAACGGCAGCCAGCCCAAGAGCTGGGCCGACTGGTGGGACGTGAAGAAGTTCCCGGGCGCGCGCTCGATGCGCAACCATCCGACCGACAATCTCGAGTTCGCGCTGATCGCCGACGGCGTGCCGAAGGACAAGCTCTATCCGATCGATTTCGACCGCGCCTTCAAGAAGCTTGACCAGATCAAGCCGCACGTCACCGTCTGGTGGTCGACCGGGCAGCAGCCGGCTCAGCTTCTCCTGGACAAGGAAGTCGTGCTGGCGACCGGATGGAACGGCCGCTTCTACGACATCATCAAGAAGGGCGCGCCGGTCGGTATCGAATGGAACGAAGGCGCCCTGAAGCAGGGCAGCTTCGCGATCCCGCGCGGCGCCAAGAGCCCCTACTGGGCGAACAAGATGCTGGCCGAACTCGCCGTGCCGCAGCAGCAGGCGGTCTATGCGTCGGAACTCGGCTATCCCGGCCTCAACCTCGAATCGCTGAATTTCGTCGACCCGAAGGTGAAGCCGTTCCTGCCGACCGCGTATCTCGACCAGCAATTCTGGGTCAGCGACGCATGGTATGCCGAGAACGGCACCAAGGCCGCCGAGCTGTGGAATGCCTGGATGCTGAAGAAGGGCTGA
- a CDS encoding ABC transporter permease has protein sequence MKARGFLPALPALILLFVFFLFPVVRMLGFSVEGGTFDWYAKALGEQLYLRVFWNTFEIALLVTFFCLLLGYPLGFLMATTTPFWATMGFIFVLLPLWTSVLVRTYAWMVLLGRNGVFNRTLIESGIIADPIPMLHNFTGVLIGMVHVLLPYMVLPIYSAVRKVDPAIPAAAAGLGASSFAIFRRIYLPLTLNGIFAGSVLVFVLSLGFYITPALLGGGRVIMIAVLIEQQVREALNWPFAAALSAVLLAATFAVYALAQRYSQPVEATR, from the coding sequence ATGAAGGCCCGCGGCTTCCTCCCCGCGCTGCCGGCGCTGATCCTGCTGTTCGTGTTCTTCCTGTTCCCGGTCGTGCGCATGCTGGGCTTCAGTGTCGAGGGCGGCACGTTCGACTGGTATGCCAAGGCGCTGGGCGAGCAGCTCTATCTCCGCGTCTTCTGGAACACGTTCGAGATCGCGCTGCTGGTCACCTTCTTTTGCCTGCTTCTGGGCTATCCGCTCGGCTTCCTGATGGCCACGACGACGCCCTTCTGGGCGACGATGGGCTTCATCTTCGTGCTGCTGCCGCTCTGGACCTCGGTCCTGGTGCGCACCTATGCCTGGATGGTGCTGCTGGGCCGCAACGGCGTCTTCAACCGCACGCTGATCGAGTCCGGCATCATCGCCGATCCGATCCCGATGCTGCACAATTTCACCGGCGTGCTGATCGGCATGGTGCATGTGCTGCTGCCCTACATGGTGCTGCCGATCTACAGCGCCGTCCGCAAGGTCGATCCCGCCATTCCGGCCGCCGCCGCCGGCCTCGGCGCTTCGAGCTTCGCCATCTTCCGGCGCATCTATCTGCCGCTCACCCTGAACGGCATCTTCGCGGGCTCGGTCCTGGTGTTCGTGCTGTCGCTGGGTTTCTACATAACGCCCGCCCTGCTGGGGGGCGGTCGCGTGATCATGATCGCCGTGCTGATCGAGCAGCAGGTCCGTGAGGCGTTGAACTGGCCGTTCGCCGCGGCCCTGTCGGCCGTGCTGCTGGCCGCGACCTTCGCCGTCTACGCGCTGGCGCAACGCTACAGCCAGCCGGTGGAGGCGACGCGATGA
- the katG gene encoding catalase/peroxidase HPI, whose amino-acid sequence MTTESKCPFSGGPKGPSNRNWWPNQLDLQVLHQHSDLSNPMGEAFDYAKEFKSLDLDAVIKDLHALMTDSQDWWPADFGHYGPFFIRMAWHSAGTYRVGDGRGGAGGGQQRFAPLNSWPDNVNLDKARRLLWPIKQKYGNKISWADLLILTGNVALESMGFKTFGFGGGRVDTWEPEQDIYWGPEGKWLADERYSGDRELQGSLGAVQMGLIYVNPEGPNGNPDPVAAARDIRETFARMAMDDEETVALIAGGHTFGKTHGAGDAALVGPEPEGAPIEQQGFGWKSSYASGKGHDAISSGLEVTWTSTPTKWSSNFFWNLFGYDWELTKSPAGAHQWRPKNGAGADSVPDAFDKSKRHAPSMLTTDLALRFDPAYEKISRRFHENPDQFADAFARAWFKLTHRDMGPVARYLGPLVPKEPLVWQDPIPAADHPPIGEAEIESLKAKILASGLTVSQLVATAWASAATFRGADKRGGANGARIRLAPQKDWAVNQPAELAAVLQKFEAVQKEFNASAVGGGQKVSLADLIVLGGAAAIEKAAKAGGHDVKVPFTPGRMDATQEQTDVHSFAPLEPTADGFRNFVGTKTQQPVEARLVDHAQRLTLTGPEMTVLVGGLRVLGANTGKSKHGVFTAKTETLGNDFFVNLLDMATEWKPAAEEGIYEGRDRKSGAVKWTGTRVDLIFGSHSQLRALAEVYAQSNSKAKFVKDFVAAWTKVMDLDRFDVRA is encoded by the coding sequence ATGACGACCGAAAGCAAGTGCCCCTTCAGCGGCGGCCCCAAAGGACCCTCCAATCGGAACTGGTGGCCCAACCAGCTCGACCTGCAGGTGCTGCACCAGCACTCCGACCTGTCCAATCCGATGGGCGAGGCGTTCGACTACGCAAAGGAATTCAAGAGCCTCGACCTCGACGCCGTGATCAAGGACCTGCACGCCCTGATGACGGACTCGCAGGATTGGTGGCCGGCCGATTTCGGTCATTACGGCCCGTTCTTCATCCGCATGGCCTGGCACAGCGCCGGCACCTATCGCGTCGGCGACGGCCGCGGCGGTGCCGGTGGCGGCCAGCAGCGCTTCGCGCCGCTCAACTCGTGGCCCGACAACGTCAACCTCGACAAGGCGCGCCGCCTGCTGTGGCCGATCAAGCAGAAGTACGGCAACAAGATCTCCTGGGCCGACCTGCTGATCCTGACGGGCAACGTCGCGCTCGAGTCGATGGGCTTCAAGACATTCGGCTTCGGCGGCGGCAGGGTCGACACCTGGGAGCCCGAGCAGGACATCTACTGGGGCCCCGAGGGCAAGTGGCTGGCCGACGAGCGCTACAGCGGCGACCGCGAGCTTCAGGGCTCGCTGGGCGCCGTGCAGATGGGCCTGATCTACGTCAATCCCGAGGGCCCCAACGGCAATCCCGATCCGGTCGCGGCGGCGCGCGACATCCGCGAGACCTTCGCGCGCATGGCGATGGACGACGAGGAGACGGTGGCGCTGATCGCCGGCGGCCACACGTTCGGCAAGACGCACGGCGCGGGCGATGCCGCCCTGGTCGGCCCGGAGCCGGAAGGCGCGCCGATCGAGCAGCAGGGCTTCGGCTGGAAGAGCAGCTATGCCTCCGGCAAGGGCCATGATGCGATCTCTTCCGGTCTTGAAGTCACCTGGACCTCGACGCCGACCAAGTGGAGCAGCAACTTCTTCTGGAACCTGTTCGGCTACGACTGGGAGCTGACCAAGAGCCCGGCCGGCGCGCACCAGTGGCGGCCGAAGAACGGTGCCGGCGCCGATTCGGTGCCCGACGCCTTCGACAAGTCGAAGCGCCACGCGCCGTCGATGCTGACGACCGATCTCGCGCTGCGCTTCGACCCGGCCTACGAGAAGATCTCGCGCCGCTTCCACGAGAACCCGGATCAGTTCGCCGATGCCTTCGCGCGCGCCTGGTTCAAGCTCACGCATCGCGACATGGGCCCGGTCGCCCGTTATCTCGGCCCTCTCGTGCCGAAGGAGCCTCTCGTCTGGCAGGACCCGATCCCCGCCGCCGACCATCCGCCGATCGGCGAGGCCGAGATCGAGTCCCTCAAGGCGAAGATCCTGGCCTCGGGCCTCACCGTGTCGCAGCTCGTCGCGACCGCGTGGGCCTCGGCCGCGACCTTCCGCGGCGCCGACAAGCGCGGCGGCGCCAATGGCGCCCGCATCCGCCTCGCGCCGCAGAAGGACTGGGCGGTCAACCAGCCGGCCGAACTGGCGGCGGTCCTGCAGAAATTCGAAGCGGTGCAGAAGGAGTTCAACGCGTCGGCGGTGGGGGGTGGCCAGAAGGTGTCGCTGGCCGACCTGATCGTGCTGGGCGGCGCCGCCGCCATCGAAAAGGCAGCGAAGGCCGGCGGGCATGACGTGAAGGTGCCGTTCACGCCGGGCCGCATGGACGCGACGCAGGAGCAGACCGACGTCCATTCCTTCGCGCCGCTGGAGCCGACAGCGGACGGCTTCCGCAACTTCGTCGGCACGAAGACACAGCAGCCGGTCGAGGCACGGCTGGTCGACCATGCCCAGCGTCTCACCCTGACGGGGCCGGAGATGACGGTGCTGGTCGGCGGCCTGCGTGTGCTGGGCGCCAATACGGGCAAGTCGAAGCACGGCGTCTTCACCGCGAAGACCGAGACGCTCGGCAACGACTTCTTCGTGAACCTGCTCGACATGGCGACCGAGTGGAAGCCGGCCGCGGAGGAGGGCATCTACGAGGGCCGCGACCGCAAGTCCGGCGCCGTGAAGTGGACCGGCACGCGCGTCGACCTGATCTTCGGCTCGCACAGCCAGCTCCGCGCGCTGGCCGAGGTCTATGCCCAGTCCAACTCGAAGGCGAAGTTCGTGAAGGACTTCGTCGCCGCCTGGACCAAGGTCATGGACCTCGACCGCTTCGACGTCCGCGCCTGA
- a CDS encoding ABC transporter permease, protein MSRRLLVVSCGLIYFFLMLPLLVVFPISLSSAPYMQFPPPGLSWQWYERYLDDPQWIDATWRSLYIGGATAVLALALGVPLAFALVRGRFFGRTILDRVALAPIIVPHIIFAVAVYGLFAKLKLIGTWYGLVVGHTVLALPFVVLVIAAGLRDFDRSLEQAAEGLGASRWNTLTRITLPLLRPSLVSAGLLAFISSFDEVVVALFLAGANMTLPKKMFDNIMMEIDPTIAAVSVMQILLVSVVLVLIGRFGRGLKDSAR, encoded by the coding sequence ATGAGCCGTCGTCTTCTCGTCGTCTCCTGCGGCCTGATCTACTTCTTCCTGATGCTGCCGTTGCTGGTCGTCTTTCCGATCTCGCTCTCGTCGGCGCCCTACATGCAGTTCCCACCGCCGGGCCTCTCCTGGCAGTGGTACGAGCGCTATCTCGACGATCCGCAATGGATCGATGCGACCTGGCGCTCGCTCTATATCGGCGGCGCCACCGCGGTCCTTGCCCTGGCGCTCGGCGTGCCGCTGGCGTTCGCGCTGGTGCGCGGCCGTTTCTTCGGCCGCACGATCCTCGATCGCGTGGCGCTTGCGCCCATCATCGTGCCGCACATCATCTTCGCCGTTGCGGTCTATGGCCTCTTCGCCAAGCTCAAGCTGATCGGCACCTGGTACGGGCTGGTGGTCGGCCACACCGTGCTGGCGCTACCTTTTGTGGTGCTGGTGATTGCTGCCGGCCTGCGCGACTTCGACCGTTCGCTGGAGCAGGCGGCCGAAGGTCTGGGCGCCAGCCGCTGGAACACGCTCACGCGCATCACCCTGCCGCTGCTGCGGCCCAGCCTCGTCTCGGCCGGGCTGCTGGCGTTCATCTCCTCGTTCGACGAGGTCGTGGTGGCGCTGTTCCTGGCCGGCGCGAACATGACGCTGCCCAAGAAGATGTTCGACAACATCATGATGGAGATCGACCCCACCATCGCGGCCGTGTCGGTGATGCAGATCCTTCTGGTGTCGGTCGTGCTGGTGCTGATCGGCCGCTTCGGCCGCGGCCTCAAGGATAGTGCGAGATGA
- a CDS encoding extracellular solute-binding protein, translating to MMNRLKALICGAILACTGAGAATAQELTMAVWGGGGANTWREAFIKQFNPGNGSTIKMVEVPNPAGALRSPAAANQYNLALVTYFEAIALSNAGLIESFDDKQLPGIGDVDPKYLTKDKAGRHVGLPVYFTYYGIAYNTDLAKAEDFASWQGLADPKWKGKLSLTRPVYLAPYDAVIMAKAMGGSEKDIDPGFKLLEKIVPNVLATYTSLAHMNTLLTRGEVAAVPFYASRVWALRRQGAANVGIVIPKEGALMLPYVVVVPKAAKNQDKSLVWMNYIAGAEPQLRAALLDGWLPMNAKVKLPEDLQKTLGQPYEQIVKSLYSPDWRIVVEHNEARVDRAEKLLSGVKQ from the coding sequence ATGATGAACCGTTTGAAGGCGCTTATCTGCGGCGCGATTCTCGCCTGCACGGGCGCGGGGGCCGCGACGGCCCAGGAACTCACCATGGCGGTGTGGGGCGGTGGTGGCGCGAACACCTGGCGCGAGGCCTTCATCAAGCAGTTCAATCCGGGCAACGGTTCCACCATCAAGATGGTCGAGGTGCCGAATCCGGCCGGCGCGCTTCGCTCTCCGGCGGCGGCCAACCAGTACAACCTGGCGCTGGTCACCTATTTCGAGGCGATCGCGCTCTCCAATGCGGGCCTGATCGAGAGCTTCGACGACAAGCAGCTGCCAGGCATCGGCGACGTCGATCCGAAGTACCTGACCAAGGACAAGGCCGGTCGCCATGTCGGCCTGCCGGTCTACTTCACCTACTACGGCATCGCCTACAACACCGACCTCGCCAAGGCGGAGGACTTTGCCTCGTGGCAGGGGCTCGCCGACCCGAAGTGGAAGGGCAAGCTGTCGCTGACGCGGCCGGTCTATCTCGCCCCCTACGACGCGGTGATCATGGCCAAGGCGATGGGCGGCAGCGAGAAGGATATCGATCCCGGCTTCAAGCTGCTCGAGAAGATCGTGCCGAACGTGCTGGCGACCTACACCTCGCTCGCCCACATGAACACGCTGCTGACGCGCGGCGAGGTGGCCGCCGTGCCGTTCTACGCCTCGCGCGTCTGGGCGCTGCGCCGCCAGGGCGCCGCCAATGTCGGCATCGTGATCCCCAAGGAGGGCGCGCTGATGCTGCCCTACGTGGTGGTCGTGCCGAAGGCCGCCAAGAACCAGGACAAGTCGCTGGTCTGGATGAACTACATCGCCGGCGCCGAGCCGCAACTGCGCGCCGCCCTGCTCGACGGCTGGCTGCCGATGAACGCGAAGGTCAAGCTGCCCGAGGACTTGCAGAAGACGCTGGGCCAGCCCTACGAGCAGATCGTGAAGTCGCTCTATTCCCCCGACTGGCGGATCGTCGTCGAGCACAACGAAGCCCGCGTCGACCGCGCCGAGAAGCTGCTGTCCGGCGTCAAGCAGTGA